The following coding sequences lie in one Aricia agestis chromosome 18, ilAriAges1.1, whole genome shotgun sequence genomic window:
- the LOC121736127 gene encoding adhesive plaque matrix protein-like codes for MYVNTVLALVILATTIAAYTSAESDEEIEERKDRRIVKRDAAVIIDHIPVQQVYRSDTPVIYRRITRRRYTPKPKYGPPKSKYRSVKPRKPYKKTKKPSIKYGPPSRKKRPTKPRYGPPKVNRKPIYGPPKKPSYSYEPDSYWNYEDAPNYEQSYEKPSSFGEPPVEYGAPYASPSNIYTQKYKQHNYDGTNYNGDDNFGVEDESESYNNYSPESDYNFAHTKEKPVYVKPEYIDDYATEDIDPDLLRIIKSTTKPEKRKPYKKQRKPWRPTTTTPSPEEDDEVIVGGQYAEPPGRYVPKFASDPNFDDSDFSPMHFYMNPDRVSTMSSYVNYKNSNMAFSPQNLNDAFSIVEK; via the coding sequence accACAATCGCAGCGTATACTTCAGCAGAATCGgatgaagaaatagaagaaCGAAAAGATAGAAGAATAGTGAAGCGAGATGCAGCAGTAATCATAGATCATATTCCCGTCCAACAAGTGTATAGAAGCGACACCCCCGTTATATACAGGCGAATCACTAGACGGCGATACACTCCAAAACCTAAGTACGGCCCACCGAAATCTAAATACAGATCTGTGAAACCTAGAAAACCTTACAAGAAAACCAAAAAACCCAGCATAAAATATGGCCCACCGAGTCGCAAAAAGCGACCGACGAAACCGAGGTATGGTCCACCGAAAGTAAACCGCAAACCTATTTATGGTCCACCCAAGAAACCCTCGTATAGCTACGAACCTGATTCCTACTGGAATTACGAGGACGCTCCTAACTACGAGCAGAGCTACGAAAAGCCAAGCAGCTTCGGTGAGCCTCCAGTGGAATATGGCGCGCCATACGCTAGCCCCAGTAACATTTACACACAAAAATACAAGCAACACAACTATGATGGTACAAACTATAATGGCGATGATAATTTTGGGGTAGAAGACGAGAGTgaaagttacaataattatagtccaGAGTCTGATTACAACTTCGCTCATACCAAAGAGAAGCCTGTATACGTTAAACCAGAATATATTGACGACTACGCAACTGAAGATATAGATCCAGATCTGCTGAGGATAATCAAAAGCACCACTAAGCCTGAAAAGAGGAAACCTTACAAGAAACAGAGAAAACCTTGGAGACCAACAACGACCACTCCAAGCCCCGAAGAAGATGATGAGGTGATAGTTGGAGGCCAATATGCTGAACCGCCAGGCAGATACGTTCCTAAGTTTGCGAGTGACCCTAATTTTGATGACAGTGACTTTTCGCCGATGCATTTCTATATGAATCCAGATAGAGTATCGACTATGTCATCATATGTTAATTATAAGAATAGCAATATGGCTTTCAGTCCTCAAAACTTAAACGATGCATTTAGTATAGTAGAGAAATAA
- the LOC121736128 gene encoding uncharacterized protein LOC121736128, whose product MPFKNCNRIIKLPMYVLVVILVVLNPAVAYSERRIERQIDDGTDVAGKVHGEIARDCQPKAPFNIAQKAAAEAKAAHAAQDAAGAQAAHMVKSQLAEKALQAAKAADAALAGKQALVEQLQQQVVEAEAVVAQNARAIQKQELAVNAANQAHDQATAQYKLLSQAVQLASQVEKSTMCVLDKTKAALEEKVHHLSDARSRLGQLQHKLQCAREDCAATKQAALAAAEAARAACGNARKKKHVRRHLVSREKHGR is encoded by the exons atgCCTTTCAAGAACTGTAATCGCATAATCAAGCTACCAATGTATGTGTTGGTGGTAATTCTAGTGGTTTTAAATCCAGCAGTTGCCTACTCCGAGAGGAGAATAGAACGGCAGATAGACGATGGTACTGACGTTGCTGGGAAGGTACATGGAGAAATTGCTAGAGATTGTCAACCGAAGGCACCTTTTAATATTGCTCAAAAGGCAGCAGCGGAGGCAAAAGCTGCCCATGCCGCCCAAGACGCGGCTGGCGCACAGGCCGCCCATATG GTAAAATCGCAACTAGCCGAGAAAGCACTTCAAGCTGCGAAAGCAGCAGATGCAGCACTAGCCGGCAAGCAGGCGCTGGTGGAACAGCTTCAGCAGCAGGTGGTGGAAGCCGAGGCGGTAGTAGCTCAGAACGCGAGAGCTATACAGAAGCAGGAGCTAGCTGTTAATGCAGCAAACCAAGCTCATGACCAGGCAACTGCTCAG TACAAACTCTTGAGCCAAGCAGTCCAATTAGCTTCTCAAGTAGAAAAATCTACCATGTGCGTGCTGGATAAGACTAAAGCAGCGTTGGAGGAGAAGGTTCATCATTTGTCTGACGCGAGGAGTAGACTAGGCCAGCTGCAGCATAAACTGCAATGTGCTCGCGAAGACTGTGCAGCTACTAAGCAAGCGGCGTTAGCTGCAGCCGAAGCAGCGAGAGCAGCTTGTGGGAATGCTAGAAAGAAGAAACATGTTAGGAGACATCTAGTATCGAGAGAGAAACATGGTCGATGA